ATCCCACTGGGCGCGGGTGATCCAGCTTCATGGTCACACCAACCCCAGCTCCTGGtgcacagccagggctgccccatAGTCACCGCCGGAGaacagagcagtgcaggggCAGACTGGCTGTTGTCAGCAGAGCCCCCCCTGTGTGGGTCTGAGCACTTGTGCTCGTGGAGGGAGCGTGTCTGGAGTCCCCGTTCCCACTGGTTTTACAGTAACATTTGCATCTTGTTTTTCTAGGCCAAAACAGCCAGTTGGGGCCATCTTTTGAGACTTCATCTGGAGCTGCAAAGAGTAGGTGATCCCGGTTTCCAGGGAGTCCTTCTGACGGAGCAGACTTTTGCCTTCATTTATGCCACAGAAGGAATCAAGCCTTCGTTATCCAGAGTGCTCGGGCTGCCGGAGGGCCTGGGTGGGCGTCACGGTGGCAGCAATGTGCTGGCATTGCCCGGGCATCCTGCAGCAGCAATGCTTGCGATCCCTCCACCCTTGTCCTGCATTCACATACAGCCTTTTTCCTTGGCCACATacatttcactgaagaaaataaggcttaagaatatatttaagaatatattttgcttaagaaaaagaaaattaaaataaattttaaaagtcttcgGCTGGggcaaaaagaaagacagacttCTCTCCCATCACCTGCACTCAGCTCCTCAAAAAGAGGTTTTCTGCTGAATAGGAAGGTGGAGAGGGGCTTGAAATGGGCCCCCCActtcccagggctctgcagagcccaAGGGAGAGCCCAGGGCTCCAGGTGACAGTGCAGCTGTCACttgtccctgcagcacccagcacagcagggttCAGACCCAAGGGGAATGAGAGTGACACAGAGGGTGACACCGGGGGTGTCAGAGGTCCCCAAgcactggggcagcaggaggcaCCACTGTGGAGCTTCTCAGCAGCTGGATGAGCCCTGGATGTCATGGAGATGAACGAACGGGCTCCAGGaacattttctgcagcagaCGGCAGAGGGCCCAGTGCTCCTTGGATGTGTGGTTGGGAGGGGAAGTAAATGGATGGAGAAAAATCTCTCTGACTTGCAGGAGTCAGTGCACGTAGGGAATTCTTGTGGCTTGTCCCATGCAGCTCCCAAAAATGCCCAGTGCAGCTTCCTTCTCCATCTGAGACCAAACCCCAACATGGTCCCCATGGTCCCCCCTGCAGCCTTCCGTGACATGGCCTGGGGTTGCAGAGGGACATGTGGCATCCATCTTCCCTGTCCCATGGTGCCCTGAGCCCTGCCTAGGTTTCTCTGCAATGTCTGGTGGATCCCAGCCGCTGGCTGCTGCCTTGGCCACCACCTTTCCCTGAGGAGCCGCATTGCAGCGAGCAAGAGAGGGCGAAGGGAGGCAGCGGGTGGCTTTGgagtgcagagcaggacaaggaggagagcagggaggaatgTCACCCCCCCACAACAGCTGACCTGAAGCAAGGATGGAGCCATGACGAATGGTCTGGCATCTTTCCAACACTCTGGCATCTCTGCCATGATGGTCAGGGCTGCAGAATACAACCCCATGAGTGAGGGGCAAAGCTGGGCTGTGTTGGagggtgttgatctcttctctcaaggacaggatgagaggaaatggcctcaagttgcgccaggggaggttgaggttggatctggggaacaatttcttcccccaagggctgtggggcattggaacaggctgcccagggcagtggtggagtcaccatccctggaggggttggacagacggagatgaggttctcagggacatggggcagtgccaggggtgggttatggttggactcgatgatctcgaggagttcttccaaccaaaatgagtcTATGATTTTATGTGCAATGGACGTACGGGATTATGCCATCCCTTGGgtggggcagaggcagccgtGCAGGGCTGAGGCGCAGACACCCTGCGCCTTCAGAAAGATATGCAGATGTCATGGTTTCAGTTGCCTCTACGAGCTCCAGCAGAGCGTGAGCTCTGGCAGCTCTGCGGTTGGCGGAGTGTCAGTATCTGTCTGTGGTTTCTTAGATCTCTATCGAGACCTGTCAGATATTTTGTCATCGGCAGTAACagttccttcctctgcagcagaccTGGGCATATCAAAACAGGTTGACTGGCATGTTCCACACCAGGACTGTCTCCAACTGTGATGGCAGAGGAAGGGGAGATGAGGGATTGTCATCCCACCGAATGCAAGGAGGGAGCAATGCAACCCAGGATCTGCATGTTGGAGTCCAGGAGTGTGCAGGGCTGTATGCTGGGGCAGGTGGTGAAGGTGTAAAATGTACTTCAAAAGAGAAGTCCCAGCCTCAGGATCAGccttggggcaggaggaagaggtCAGCTCTCAGTACAAAATGCAATTGCTATTGTAGCAGGAGAGGGGGCTGAGACACATCGCCTTGCTCTGCACCCCTCCATGGATCTGGGGCACGAGCAATACATACATAAATTAGCCAGAACAAAAGGCTAATTGGAATACTGAAATACATGCAATACGGGAGTAGCAATAAATAATCCCTCTCCCCATCTCCAAGAGTAAGATGTCCCTTGGCAAATTCCAGCTGAGATTTTGTCCCTTGCAAAGCCCGAGTAGCTGCTCAGGTGTTGCTGTGCTGCTCCAAAAAAGCCACTACTGTGTGTTTGTGACAACCCTGTGGTGCCAGTCACTCAGTTCAGCTCCACGTCTTTCACGTGCTTTTGAAGGCAGGAGACCTGAGGGTCCCCAGGACACCACCACTGCCAACCCTGCAGGGATGGCACCTGGGGGGATGatctagaatcacagaatcagagaatgtccagagttggaagggacccaccaggatcatcaaatccaactcctgtccctgcacaggacaccccacaggtcaccccgtgtgtctgaggacgttgtccagtctcttcttgaacactgtcaggttggggccgggacacctccctggggagcctgttccagtgtccagcacctctgggtgaagaaccttttccttgTGTCCAActgcccctcccctggcacatcttcctgccgttccctgggttctgtcactggtcaccagagatTAGGGAAAGCCATGGGCTTTTGCCCACCCCAGTAGGGTCCCtgacacagccctgggctggcagagcaAGTGGGGACCTCCTGCAGCACCGCTCCTCAGCTGTGGGGACGTCGTGGTGAAGGGGACACTGTGGTGAAGGGGACACTGTGGTGAAGGGGACACTGTGGTGaaggggacactgtggggaggCAGCCCCCATGCACCCAGAcctggagggagggaaggacagcaggagcagagcagcactgtGCTGCAGGGGTTGTGGGAGGGCAAGGAAATCCCAGGGATGTGAGCTTGTGATACGTCATGGACAGCAGTTGTCACCAGGACTAGGCATGAAAACACCCAGAGAAACCACAGAATCTGAACTGTGGATTTGGTGCCTGTTGCAGAGAAGACGGATGTGGAAAAAAGGGAAACGCTCCCTGGGGCATCCCGGGGAGCCCATCACCACGTGGCAAGGGCAGCGTTGGGGGGCCCTGGGTGGACCTGGGACATCATGAGTCCTGTGACTGTGAGCGTGCACAGGGGACGGGGATACACTTTCACATGGGAGCTGGTCCCTCTGTGCTCCCTGGACAAGGGAacctcctgctctgccttctGCATCCCGCCTTGTACCAAACCCACACTGGCACTTGTGTTTGCCCTGTGTCTCTGGGAGAAGATGGAGTTTGTAGAGTCAGACCATCCTGTGGGGCTTCCCCGGCAAGCGCTGCCCAtcctggctggtgctggggtgTGTCAGGAGGGATTGGGAGGTCCTGAACTTCACACTGGAGGCACAGCATTGAGGATTTTGTGTTTTATGGTGCCAAGACTGCCGGCTTAGATCTACAACCAGTCTGCAGGCTGTCGGACATCCTCGCTGactgcacaggcagcagagctcagagcgTGTCtgctgcccgcgctgcccgcgctgcccccTGCATCCAGCTCGTGAATGTCCCAGACCCACCACGGGAGCGAGGACCCCCCGGCTGGACCTGCACTGTCCCCAAGCCATTTTGAGGGTCTGAGTACCTTTGTCCTGAAGGCCTGAGTCCTTGAAAAAGAGGCTGAGTTGAGGTCCTCCTGGTCCTTCAGGGGGGATGCTGACATGAGTTTCAGAGATTCATAGAATTACAGAACAGTTtaggttgaaagggaccttcccagctcccccagtgccccccctgccatgagcagggacatctgcaccagctcaggttgctcagagccccgtccagcctggcctgggatgtctccagggatggttcagccaccacctctctggccaacctgagccaggctctcaccagcctcagggccaacaatttgGTTTTTATGTCTAGTCCaaatctcccctcttccagtttaaaaccatcaccccttgtcctatcacaacagactctgctcaaaagtctgtccccatctttcttatgggccccttttaagtccagaaaggccacactaagctctccctggagcttctcttctccagctgaacactccaactctctcagcctgtcctcccagcagagatGCTCCAGGTCAGTGGCTCTATCTGCAGCCCTGGCCAATGCACCTTTTAACATCAATTAAAATACTATGCAGGTATCATTGAAAATACTTGAGtacattattttacatttctacTGCAGCAATAGCCAAGGGAAGACAGATTCCTCTTCTACAACACACCATACCCACACTTGATGAGTGCTGTTGTTGTGTTGGTGAATGTAAGTGTGAACCTGCTGCTCAAGGGTGGTTTCATATCCTGTCTTGGTCAGTACAAGCCCTCATGCTGCTGCCGATTTACTCCAGCTTACCTCACCTCACACAAAGGCTATTCTGGTATTTCCTAGacctgctgcttcctttttttttttttcagcatttctgaggCAAAGGTGCCATGACATCAGCTCCCTTACGTCTTGGAAACTCCAAGGGCTCGCCTTGAAATCTGACTGAGAGATCTGGCCCCCGTGCCTATAAAAACCCAGGACTGAGCAGCACCTCCCACCAGACACAAGAAGAATCTGCCCTGGTCCTGCCTTTGCCCTCGCAACTCATCTCCGTCCACAATGAAGGTCTATGCAGCATTCCTctccatcatcatcatcatcctcgCTGCTGCCCTCTTTCCTCAGGCCTCTCCTGCTCCGAGTGAGTACAGTATCTGTCTCTGCTCTGTGTCGTGCAATTTTGCTCTGACTGGCAGTAAATTTGAagcagaataggaaaaaaattatctgcgAAGGTTGGAAACCTGTGTGAAtatctttctctgctttcttggGACCAATCTTCCTTTCTAGCATCCTTTTATCTGAGGGATGAATTTTACTGATAAGTATCCAAGTTTTCAGGTTTCATCACCTCTAATTTGGTTGCTGGGCTTCAGGAGTGGTCCCCAGGGTGACTGAAGGGATTTTTATCATTGGAAGTGAGTTCAAAACATTTAACAAGGCATCCTAGGAATGACCTTAACTAAGCTGTGGTGTTCACAGCACCTTCCTGCTGACTTTCTGGGGAAATAGGAGGAGAAGAGGTCTCCACAGCTGATTAAGGAGATGGTTGCCCATGGTGTCGGCTGGGTATTGTGCAGTTCATCTCCTTGCTGTGAGTGATAGACTCATGTTGACTTTCCCAATCTCTTCCAGTTGGTGCTGATACAACTGTGTGCTGCTTCAGCTACACCTCACGAAAGCTGCCCCAGAGTCATGTGAAGGACTATTTCTACACCAGCAGCAAGTGCTCACAGCCAGCAGTTGTGTAAGTACCGGCTCCTGCTCTGGGTTCTGGGGAACGGCTCTGCCGGACTTTGAGCTCTTTGCTTCACATCCAATGCAGCCAAGagcataaaatcatagaatgatagaatggtctgggttggaagggaacttcaGAGCTCACCCAGTCCCacttgccatgagcagggacatctgcaccagctcaggttgctcagagccccatccagcctggcctgggatgtctccagggatggttcagccaccacctctctggccaacctgggccaggctctcaccagcctcagggccaacaatttcttcctcgtatCCAGCCTGAATCCCAGCTCCTTTAGTTTAAGACCATCACCCCTTatcctgttgcaacaggccctgctgaaaagtctgtccccatctatCTTATCAGCtgcttttaagtctggaaaggctgcaataaggtctctctggacTAATGGAAGGGGGCATCCACCATGGGTCCCATGTGCGGCACATGAGCACTCATCCTCCTCAGATGAGAAATAAGTGGTCTCCTTGAACCATCCTGGTGCTGGGAataaggtgtgggaaggaggtCCATGTGTAGCCCACAGGACCcttgatctctccctgtcccctggATTTTAGCAGGTTCCACAGCCCCctgatcatagaatagtttgggttggaagggaccttcaaaggtcatctagtccaactgccctGCCAcgagcaaggacatcttcaactcATGCTTGGGGGTTTGTGGGatgggagctgggaggggaaaTGACCCCGTTGGGAGCTACCGCTGATCACAGGGCAGGTCAGCATCTGCCCAGGAGGTGACCCAAAGCCCTGGGTGCCACTTTGGCATGTCCCTTTCTCCCTTCAGGGCTTTAATATGTCCCTGCCTGACTTGACAGGTTCATCACCAGGAAGGACCGGGAGGTCTGTGCAAACCCTGACGCCAGATGGGTGAAAGACTACGTGAACgccctggagctgcagtgaGTGGTGGGAGATTAGAGGTCTCTGCCCTGGACAGTCCTGCAAGACTGTCTGACAGAGTCTTAGCAAAGACCTAGAAATCCTGCTGCTGAGCACCAGGACCTGCTGAGCCACCTTGGGAACCCTGATGTCCTTTCGTCTTGCAAAGGTGTCATTTATCATTATAATTTATCTACCCTCACAGGCAGCTGTGATGCTGGGGACCTCCTGGCCTTGCAGACCTGCCTTGGCATAGCCTGCTGTGTGATATGCAGCTAAACTGTCCCCTCCTTGTGCCTCCGCTGCTAGAATGGGAGGGGGATTTTATCTCCAGAGCTATTTGTGGGAAGTGGTCTGTCGAAATTAGGTATCAGTGCTGTCATGTAAGCCCAGGCTGACCTCCTGGTCAGCTGGCTCAATTTTGCCGTGCTACAGTAGATGCTGTGAGCAAGAACTGTCTCCTCAGCGGAGGATGTGGTACACTGGTTATTTACAGGATGCTCATTGTAGAACCACATTGTTCAGCCCTGTTCTCAAAATGCTGTCTCTTGCTGGTGCCAAAGAATAAAGACTTTTGTCTCTCCGTGTCAGCTCTGGAAGTGGTTGTTCCTCTCTTGCCTGAAAAAACGGGGCCAGTAGGACCCCACTACAACCGTTTTGGgagaggcaggggaagcacCCTGACTTCCCAGCTGGAAATGTTGCCTTAGACCTTAAAACCTCAGCCCTCCTGCATCacatccctgctcccagcaccaagcagcagcagcagctccaccatggctccagcacctcccagggctgctccttcccCGTCCTCCAGGCTTTTCCCCCATCCCATCAGAAACCAAGGCCAGGAGCTGATGGAGCTGGTCCCCTTGGACCTGCCGCTGCAGGTTCAGCAAAGGGGTGTCTGAAAATCACACGTGAGGGTACAGCAGTGTCTCTGCACCCTCAGAGAAGGTGGCTGAGGGGCTGGCCAGGAGCATGGCCCCAGCAAAGCCACTccggggctgcagcccaggctgtgctCAGCGCTGGGTGAGCTCTGTCTGTGCAccaactgctgctctgcagctgctttgggaCGGAAACCTGAATCTGGTTTAAAAAAGGACGAGAGATCTTTTGCACCAAGTAAAATTGACAGAAGCTCTTTATCAGCTTATGGTTTGCATTTAGAAGTAGCTGATAACTTGTGGATAGAGGATGAGACTGTCAGGGCTGACCTCTGTGCTGAAGCTTTGTGGAGTGGATGGGGACCGCTGCCCTCCAGGCTGTCTCCTTTGAGCTGTCTGAAGCAAAAGCTCAGAAGCTTTTTATCACCCCTTGCCAAAGAGTATCCCCAGCTGGCAGCTTGTGCATGTCAATTCTTCACCTCCCAGGACATTTTCCACCAAGAAACGATCTGCTCCTCACCCCTGGGGGTAATTGCTCAGGCCACCCTCATTGCTAGCAACAAATGACCCCCCATAATTAAGGGCAAGCCAACCAGCGTGAGATACAGCGTCTGTAAAACAGCCCCAAGCCCACTGGTGCCATGGTGCTCTGCGGATGTTCGGGTTGTCTCCTCCCCTTGCTCACCACCACCTCTCCACAAGTCTCCCTGTTTCTTGGCCACCTTTCTATTGCAGTTCTTTACTCACTGCTTCAAAGTCTCTTTGTTGGGGGCTGAGGGATGGAGGGACTCTAGGGGTCCCAGGGACATAGTGGGTCCCAAATCCTTGGCGGTGGGGCACAAGGTGGCACAGCGCCAAGCAGAAGTGGGTGGctgtccctggggatggggaggagcaGAGATGGGTGCAGAGGGATGTCAAggagatgcagagggaaaagaagcagggagctgggagcagaggacagaggcagaggagggagaggagaccTGCAGGCCACGTCTGGGGT
The Caloenas nicobarica isolate bCalNic1 chromosome 17, bCalNic1.hap1, whole genome shotgun sequence genome window above contains:
- the LOC135995724 gene encoding C-C motif chemokine 5-like; its protein translation is MKVYAAFLSIIIIILAAALFPQASPAPIGADTTVCCFSYTSRKLPQSHVKDYFYTSSKCSQPAVVFITRKDREVCANPDARWVKDYVNALELQ